In Rhodamnia argentea isolate NSW1041297 chromosome 11, ASM2092103v1, whole genome shotgun sequence, one genomic interval encodes:
- the LOC115746942 gene encoding uncharacterized membrane protein At3g27390 isoform X1, producing the protein MTMSPSLECWLKILYVVFAFFSAFFLGALKAVVVGPFACLIVMLGNAGVILGLFPAHVTWTVHALIKINGLDGPLKVAILLGLPALFGIWLVLSLVGTALVGVGYGFFAPWVLSFEAFSHEDESMKFLRCIKDGTWDTIKGSCTLVQDFMDMCCHSYPTYLKELHESTATHEVQTFRLVHIAGCILVGLMGLIVDVPLYTAIMVIKSPYMLFKGWFRLIHDLISREGPFLETACIPITGLTILTWPIAVASSILAAAFSSCFIGLYGAVIVYQERSFRRGVAYVIAMAAEFDEYTNDCLYLQEGTILPKPSYRKQKASQSSELSVGGNHTDGGKTASASEEAPAMLVPSLVQSRSVRETIQEIRMVQLWGKMIKSHKTTGKALLDANIITPADLFEWLKAKTSSEATIIGIGLPCYSLLQTVLHSIKAGSDGFLMRDGFELNQLNRPKDKVLDWFFGPVLVLKEQIKVMRLEESEVRFLEKVVLFGSNKARMDRWKNGGVEPQDPLRAAQIRGISRRMIGIIRSESKLPTYRRKYHQVVKALVTYSAEKEGSSSDTSVGSGVRLEDALV; encoded by the exons ATGACTATGTCCCCTTCTCTTGAGTGCTGGCTGAAGATTCTCTACGTTGTGTTTGCCTTCTTCTCAGCTTTCTTTCTGGGTGCTCTCAAAG CTGTCGTGGTGGGTCCTTTTGCTTGTTTGATTGTCATGCTGGGGAATGCTGGGGTGATTCTGGGGTTGTTCCCTGCACATGTTACCTGGACAGTCCACGCCCTCATAAA GATCAATGGACTTGATGGCCCTCTTAAAGTAGCCATCCTTCTGGGTCTGCCTGCTTTGTTTGGAATATGGTTGGTTTTGAGCTTAGTCGGGACTGCTCTTGTTGGTGTTGGCTATGGTTTTTTCGCGCCCTGGGTCTTGTCTTTCGAGGCCTTCAGCCACGAGGATGAATCGATGAAATTCCTCCGCTGCATTAAG GATGGGACATGGGATACGATAAAAGGAAGTTGCACTCTGGTTCAAGATTTCATGGACATGTGTTGTCACTCGTACCCGACTTATTTGAAGGAGCTACATGAATCCACGGCTACGCATGAGGTGCAGACTTTTAG ATTAGTTCATATTGCTGGATGCATCCTGGTTGGCCTGATGGGGCTAATCGTGGATGTCCCACTTTACACCGCCATTATGGTCATCAAGAGTCCGTACATGCTATTCAAAGGCTGGTTTCGCCTGATACACGATCTTATCAGTCGAGAGGGTCCATTTCTCGAAACGGCCTGCATTCCGATTACTGGTTTGACGATCCTCACGTGGCCCATTGCCGTAGCTTCGAGCATTTTAGCAGCTGCATTTTCAAGCTGCTTTATAGGACTATATGGAGCAGTCATCGTGTATCAG GAAAGATCTTTTCGAAGAGGCGTAGCTTATGTGATTGCGATGGCAGCTGAATTCGATGAGTACACAAACGACTGTCTGTATCTTCAGGAGGGAACTATACTTCCAAA GCCTTCATACAGAAAGCAAAAGGCTTCTCAATCATCCGAGCTGTCGGTTGGAGGGAATCATACAGATGGAGGCAAAACCGCGTCTGCATCTGAAGAAGCACCGGCGATGCTTGTACCTAGCTTAGTTCAGTCAAGATCAGTGAGGGAGACAATACAAGAAATCCGGATGGTGCAG CTTTGGGGGAAAATGATCAAGTCCCACAAAACAACAGGCAAAGCACTTCTGGATGCTAACATAATAACACCCGCCGATCTGTTTGAATGGCTGAAAGCAAAGACCAGCAGCGAAGCGACTATTATAGGCATTGGCCTGCCATGTTACTCACTCTTGCAGACCGTCCTCCACTCTATCAAAGCTGGTTCAGATGGTTTCCTGATGCGCGATGGCTTTGAGCTGAACCAACTGAACAGACCGAAGGACAAAGTGTTAGACTGGTTCTTTGGTCCTGTTCTGGTTCTGAAAGAACAGATCAAGGTCATGAGATTGGAAGAGAGTGAGGTGAGATTCTTAGAGAAAGTAGTCCTTTTTGGGAGCAATAAAGCTCGTATGGATAGGTGGAAGAATGGTGGAGTCGAGCCTCAGGATCCTCTCAGAGCTGCTCAGATCCGGGGTATTAGTAGAAG GATGATAGGAATCATAAGAAGTGAATCGAAGTTACCGACCTACAGAAGGAAATACCATCAGGTGGTCAAGGCTTTGGTCACATATTCTGCAGAGAAGGAAGGTTCCAGTAGCGATACTTCAGTCGGATCCGGTGTCCGCCTTGAAGACGCCTTAGTGTAA
- the LOC115746942 gene encoding uncharacterized membrane protein At3g27390 isoform X2, which produces MTMSPSLECWLKILYVVFAFFSAFFLGALKAVVVGPFACLIVMLGNAGVILGLFPAHVTWTVHALIKINGLDGPLKVAILLGLPALFGIWLVLSLVGTALVGVGYGFFAPWVLSFEAFSHEDESMKFLRCIKDGTWDTIKGSCTLVQDFMDMCCHSYPTYLKELHESTATHEISSYCWMHPGWPDGANRGCPTLHRHYGHQESVHAIQRLVSPDTRSYQSRGSISRNGLHSDYWFDDPHVAHCRSFEHFSSCIFKLLYRTIWSSHRVSARPSYRKQKASQSSELSVGGNHTDGGKTASASEEAPAMLVPSLVQSRSVRETIQEIRMVQLWGKMIKSHKTTGKALLDANIITPADLFEWLKAKTSSEATIIGIGLPCYSLLQTVLHSIKAGSDGFLMRDGFELNQLNRPKDKVLDWFFGPVLVLKEQIKVMRLEESEVRFLEKVVLFGSNKARMDRWKNGGVEPQDPLRAAQIRGISRRMIGIIRSESKLPTYRRKYHQVVKALVTYSAEKEGSSSDTSVGSGVRLEDALV; this is translated from the exons ATGACTATGTCCCCTTCTCTTGAGTGCTGGCTGAAGATTCTCTACGTTGTGTTTGCCTTCTTCTCAGCTTTCTTTCTGGGTGCTCTCAAAG CTGTCGTGGTGGGTCCTTTTGCTTGTTTGATTGTCATGCTGGGGAATGCTGGGGTGATTCTGGGGTTGTTCCCTGCACATGTTACCTGGACAGTCCACGCCCTCATAAA GATCAATGGACTTGATGGCCCTCTTAAAGTAGCCATCCTTCTGGGTCTGCCTGCTTTGTTTGGAATATGGTTGGTTTTGAGCTTAGTCGGGACTGCTCTTGTTGGTGTTGGCTATGGTTTTTTCGCGCCCTGGGTCTTGTCTTTCGAGGCCTTCAGCCACGAGGATGAATCGATGAAATTCCTCCGCTGCATTAAG GATGGGACATGGGATACGATAAAAGGAAGTTGCACTCTGGTTCAAGATTTCATGGACATGTGTTGTCACTCGTACCCGACTTATTTGAAGGAGCTACATGAATCCACGGCTACGCATGAG ATTAGTTCATATTGCTGGATGCATCCTGGTTGGCCTGATGGGGCTAATCGTGGATGTCCCACTTTACACCGCCATTATGGTCATCAAGAGTCCGTACATGCTATTCAAAGGCTGGTTTCGCCTGATACACGATCTTATCAGTCGAGAGGGTCCATTTCTCGAAACGGCCTGCATTCCGATTACTGGTTTGACGATCCTCACGTGGCCCATTGCCGTAGCTTCGAGCATTTTAGCAGCTGCATTTTCAAGCTGCTTTATAGGACTATATGGAGCAGTCATCGTGTATCAG CCAGGCCTTCATACAGAAAGCAAAAGGCTTCTCAATCATCCGAGCTGTCGGTTGGAGGGAATCATACAGATGGAGGCAAAACCGCGTCTGCATCTGAAGAAGCACCGGCGATGCTTGTACCTAGCTTAGTTCAGTCAAGATCAGTGAGGGAGACAATACAAGAAATCCGGATGGTGCAG CTTTGGGGGAAAATGATCAAGTCCCACAAAACAACAGGCAAAGCACTTCTGGATGCTAACATAATAACACCCGCCGATCTGTTTGAATGGCTGAAAGCAAAGACCAGCAGCGAAGCGACTATTATAGGCATTGGCCTGCCATGTTACTCACTCTTGCAGACCGTCCTCCACTCTATCAAAGCTGGTTCAGATGGTTTCCTGATGCGCGATGGCTTTGAGCTGAACCAACTGAACAGACCGAAGGACAAAGTGTTAGACTGGTTCTTTGGTCCTGTTCTGGTTCTGAAAGAACAGATCAAGGTCATGAGATTGGAAGAGAGTGAGGTGAGATTCTTAGAGAAAGTAGTCCTTTTTGGGAGCAATAAAGCTCGTATGGATAGGTGGAAGAATGGTGGAGTCGAGCCTCAGGATCCTCTCAGAGCTGCTCAGATCCGGGGTATTAGTAGAAG GATGATAGGAATCATAAGAAGTGAATCGAAGTTACCGACCTACAGAAGGAAATACCATCAGGTGGTCAAGGCTTTGGTCACATATTCTGCAGAGAAGGAAGGTTCCAGTAGCGATACTTCAGTCGGATCCGGTGTCCGCCTTGAAGACGCCTTAGTGTAA
- the LOC115746943 gene encoding cyclin-dependent kinase inhibitor 1-like, whose translation MNQQHFWNSVDSTLRELLVLAEDMDIHRSKMEEAARDKPRATLAPALAASEIEEFFVAMEGKLLQYYKDKYNYDFVEDEPMGGRYEWHQIEALKTE comes from the exons ATGAATCAACAGCATTTTTGGAATTCTGTGGATTCCACCCTTCGAGAGCTGCTGGTGCTGGCAGAAGATATGGACATTCACCGGAGCAAGATGGAGGAGGCGGCACGCGACAAGCCGAGGGCTACGCTCGCGCCGGCGCTGGCCGCTTCGGAGATCGAGGAGTTCTTCGTGGCCATGGAGGGCAAGCTCCTGCAATATTACAAGGACAA GTATAATTATGATTTTGTCGAGGACGAGCCAATGGGAGGACGGTACGAGTGGCATCAGATTGAAGCCTTGAAGACTGAGTGA